One genomic region from Thermoleptolyngbya sichuanensis A183 encodes:
- a CDS encoding ATP-binding protein → MKEYFYHINPAIYKAEPGLQTIFRTTQLSPYRNLYCMIPILSLCFGLGLGLPLLWLAGWHLQHSVGLFWAIGGAIAGAAVGSLFFILFLGVLGTVVSIARGLMASTVVGVASGIMNSILFCVILGISQSLPWLNVETQPGVIASFALSFGLAIGIMVGVTIGGVAGGIVGLVLGSTGSLIVGMVFSVLIVALSAIDIAAEHTGIVFGFVFGLVAIATGGAAVSLVKGIFSSVIISAAVGVAVGFSSTPAVGLLTGAIAISCSLRLPFYIIELVWAGCCPQKCNLAAWDELLVIYLPGSRQQLLQQIQQDFDHGVIQLCYIACNPFQRWVAQSALKHYLIHHPSPLHELHGLLTHPASHAYVFAPLSHHGWLHIPAINYVLLGELHDRWVNCTTDPSSRLFEHLIYQISRCLRNNSQTPLTEWARILFQLQLAEISQQKLSLRQIAEIQAIAAQLDSYPGGAEICQMFDVIHIFLKGDRLAPLAETVSHTDLRFLRKKDALNPPALEILHQLQTIAIDIYTSEQTSRVNQQAALLRTTNTLNLLEEKLDAHVITPERILLRQVIHHWQHLVCIASGEIGNAQLIQPIPNPYVIGNPVTGSLFVGREDIMRRLEELWLPSQQVPSVVLYGQRRMGKSSILHNLEAILGDRAVIVDFNLQVMGIVNNTHELLYALAIEMYDRLPPPLTVTFQEPQLSQFMQNNPYQSFLRFLKHLDSVRAGRRFIITVDEFELLEQLIEANVVEQRLITFWRGLIQTYPWFIMAFAGLHTLDEMRQDYWCPLFSSVTAIPVGPLSFSAVQQLI, encoded by the coding sequence TTGAAGGAATATTTCTATCACATTAATCCTGCAATCTATAAGGCTGAACCAGGGCTTCAGACCATCTTTCGCACAACTCAGCTTTCGCCGTATCGGAATCTTTACTGCATGATTCCTATCCTGAGTCTATGTTTTGGACTGGGGCTGGGGCTACCTTTATTGTGGCTCGCGGGCTGGCACTTGCAGCATTCTGTTGGTCTATTTTGGGCCATAGGTGGGGCGATCGCCGGAGCAGCCGTAGGAAGCTTATTTTTTATCTTATTTCTAGGCGTGCTTGGAACTGTGGTCAGTATTGCCAGAGGACTGATGGCAAGCACAGTGGTTGGCGTTGCTAGCGGCATTATGAATAGTATTTTATTCTGCGTCATCCTTGGCATTTCGCAGAGCTTACCCTGGCTAAATGTAGAAACACAACCTGGGGTTATTGCGTCCTTTGCGTTGTCCTTTGGGCTGGCTATTGGAATTATGGTCGGTGTGACGATCGGTGGCGTAGCGGGGGGCATTGTGGGGCTGGTGTTAGGAAGCACTGGAAGCCTGATCGTTGGCATGGTGTTTAGCGTGCTGATCGTTGCCCTATCGGCAATTGACATTGCCGCTGAGCATACAGGTATCGTATTTGGATTTGTGTTTGGGTTGGTGGCGATCGCGACTGGCGGGGCTGCGGTTAGTCTGGTAAAGGGGATTTTTAGCAGCGTTATTATTTCAGCGGCCGTGGGGGTTGCGGTTGGGTTTTCGTCCACTCCGGCTGTCGGTCTGCTGACGGGGGCGATCGCCATCTCCTGCTCACTACGCTTGCCGTTTTATATTATCGAGTTAGTTTGGGCAGGGTGCTGCCCTCAAAAATGCAATCTTGCTGCATGGGATGAGCTGCTAGTTATTTATCTTCCTGGGTCGCGACAGCAACTTTTGCAGCAGATACAGCAAGATTTTGATCATGGTGTGATACAGCTTTGTTATATAGCCTGCAATCCTTTTCAGCGTTGGGTTGCACAGTCTGCACTAAAACATTATCTTATCCATCACCCTAGCCCACTTCATGAGCTGCATGGCTTACTGACTCACCCAGCAAGCCATGCATACGTTTTTGCGCCGCTCAGTCATCACGGCTGGCTGCATATTCCAGCAATCAACTATGTTCTTTTAGGGGAATTACACGATCGCTGGGTCAACTGCACTACTGATCCCAGCAGCCGCTTGTTTGAGCATCTGATTTATCAGATCAGCCGCTGTTTGCGAAACAATAGCCAGACCCCGCTAACCGAATGGGCTAGGATCTTATTCCAGTTGCAGCTTGCAGAAATATCCCAGCAAAAGCTTTCATTGCGGCAGATTGCTGAAATCCAGGCGATCGCAGCTCAGCTTGACTCCTATCCCGGCGGTGCAGAAATCTGTCAGATGTTTGATGTTATTCATATTTTTCTCAAGGGCGATCGCCTTGCGCCTCTTGCAGAGACAGTCTCTCATACAGATCTCCGCTTTCTCCGCAAAAAAGATGCGCTTAATCCACCCGCACTAGAGATTTTGCATCAATTGCAAACGATTGCAATCGACATCTACACATCTGAGCAAACCAGCCGGGTTAATCAACAGGCGGCCTTGCTGCGAACAACCAACACGCTCAACTTGCTAGAAGAAAAGCTCGACGCACACGTTATTACGCCTGAGCGAATCCTTTTGCGGCAAGTGATTCATCACTGGCAGCATCTTGTTTGCATAGCCAGTGGAGAAATTGGCAATGCCCAGCTTATTCAGCCAATCCCTAATCCCTATGTCATCGGCAACCCAGTGACAGGTAGCCTTTTCGTGGGTCGTGAGGACATTATGCGTCGGCTCGAAGAACTCTGGTTGCCTAGTCAACAGGTGCCGTCTGTGGTGTTGTATGGGCAGCGGCGCATGGGAAAATCGTCAATTTTGCACAACCTTGAAGCTATTTTGGGCGATCGCGCTGTCATCGTCGACTTCAATTTGCAGGTCATGGGCATCGTCAATAATACTCACGAATTGCTCTATGCGCTTGCCATAGAAATGTACGATAGGCTGCCTCCACCCTTAACTGTTACATTCCAGGAACCCCAGCTTTCTCAGTTCATGCAGAATAATCCTTATCAATCTTTTCTACGGTTTCTTAAGCATCTTGATTCTGTTCGAGCTGGCAGGCGATTTATTATCACGGTTGATGAGTTTGAGTTGTTAGAACAGCTTATTGAAGCCAATGTGGTAGAACAACGATTAATCACCTTTTGGCGAGGGCTAATTCAAACCTATCCGTGGTTTATTATGGCCTTTGCTGGACTGCATACCCTTGATGAAATGCGGCAAGACTACTGGTGTCCGCTTTTTAGTAGTGTAACTGCTATTCCAGTAGGGCCTCTCTCGTTTTCAGCAGTGCAGCAATTAATATAA
- a CDS encoding ArsR family transcriptional regulator, with protein sequence MQPSPDFELEYELAVIQKIFTLTNGQPYLVQLLGHTLVTCFNRVVFEQGAIRNKKITLQDLEMVINSSSFYRDGDAYFMGIWRQVGSSQPDHQSKVLLCLCDRPLSISEISDKTGLSVSSLQPILSALQKCGIITDTDGYYTYAVELMRGWLKRLYPQLLTSGHRESDW encoded by the coding sequence ATGCAACCCTCTCCTGATTTCGAATTGGAATATGAACTAGCAGTTATTCAGAAAATTTTTACCCTTACGAATGGACAGCCTTACCTTGTGCAACTTCTAGGACATACGTTAGTTACTTGCTTCAATCGGGTGGTATTTGAGCAAGGTGCTATACGAAATAAAAAAATAACACTTCAGGATCTAGAAATGGTGATCAATTCCTCAAGTTTCTATCGAGATGGAGATGCTTATTTTATGGGAATTTGGCGACAGGTAGGAAGTAGCCAGCCTGATCATCAATCTAAAGTACTGCTTTGCTTGTGCGATCGCCCACTCTCTATCTCAGAGATTTCAGACAAAACCGGGCTGAGTGTTTCGAGCCTCCAGCCGATTCTTTCAGCATTACAAAAATGTGGCATCATTACAGATACGGATGGGTATTATACCTATGCTGTTGAGCTGATGCGTGGCTGGCTAAAGCGCCTATATCCACAGCTATTGACTTCTGGACACCGAGAAAGCGACTGGTAG